The Oryzias melastigma strain HK-1 unplaced genomic scaffold, ASM292280v2 sc02357, whole genome shotgun sequence DNA window TTGTCATCGGCCTGGAGCGAACCTTCAGGTTCTTCTTCCAGAGGCACAAGGTAAAAGCCACCAGTTTCTTCCTGGGTGGAGTCTTTGTGGTTCTGATCGGCTGGCCCATCATTGGAGTTCTCCTGGAAGTTTATGGTTTCTTCCTTTTGTTTAGGTAAACTGGAAAACAGATGGAAACACTCTTTTGTGAAAGAAATTGAATTACTTCAATAATTTTCTCTCCGTTTAAAGGGGATTCTTCCCAGTGGCGGTCGGATTCATAAGACGGGTGCCCATCCTCGGATCTTTGCTGAGTTTACCGGGGATTAGTGCTGTAAGTCAATGAGGCACAAACTGCAACAGCTTAAAGTCCTACTCTGActatcttttgatctgttttaaaagcattcccaccagtttttttattatgattatactatttttagccaattttt harbors:
- the LOC112138691 gene encoding vesicle transport protein GOT1B translates to MISLTDSQKIGMGLTGFGVFFLFFGMVLFFDKALLAIGNILFVSGLSFVIGLERTFRFFFQRHKVKATSFFLGGVFVVLIGWPIIGVLLEVYGFFLLFRGFFPVAVGFIRRVPILGSLLSLPGISALVDKIGESNNMV